The stretch of DNA TTCATccctaagaaatattttcagtaagAATACAAATGTGGTTCAACAGAGACATGGTCCAACATTTCAGTATATCATGTTTTTATTCCCCTAAAAATTTTGAgcatttttcagtcttttcttataaaataattcttaaagtaTTTTGATAGCAATGTATTAAATAATGCATATTCATAACAAGGGAATTACATGTATAATGATAAGAAGTtgcaatcttaaaaaaacaattatttccaGTAACTTTAACTCAAGATACTCAGATTACTGATTAACAGATATTCTTAGTTCTGTTTCAGTGAACAGATAACTATCATGAATGATGAACATAATTTATtctatccaggggcacctggatggctcagtcagttaagtgtcagactcttgatttctgctcaagtcatgatctcaagattcatgagttcgagccctgcatggggctctgtactggtagcacaaatcctgcttgggattcgctctctctacgtctctgtctgcccctcccccattcgtgtgtgtgtgtgtgtgtgtgtgtgtgtgtgtgtgtgtgtgtgtgtgcgcgtgcgcgtgcgcgcacCCGCGTGCacgcactctcaaaaataaatgaactttaaaaaaataatttatctaaatTCATATTACTAAGTATTTAGATGTggaaaagctttatttttcaaatcataagcattttgtatgtattctttatGAAAGTGCATTTACAGTTGGAATTTAAAGGCAGTGACAGGCAATACTCTATGGTTGGacatatataaatttttcatgtgaaaaaatcagcttggaaaaacaaacaagtgttgTTGGTTTTCTCTGGCAGCTTTTCTTCCTGCTCATTTAGGACTTCAGAAAATCTACCAAGCTGCATTTATGGATACATATTAAGACTGTCCTAATGCTGAGTTTAGTATCCCTTATCATTAAAGTTGAGAGGAGCTCTGAACTGCTAAGGGAATAAGAAATAGTTGCATTTGTGGACAGGAAAATGAAATAGGTTATCTACCATTAATGtgtttttacagaagaaaaagagagctgATTTGTATACTCATAGGTGTTAATTTATTAGTATTAATTGatttgttattgatttatttgtttcataatttattatgttttgaaGCCATCCTCTTTGAATATATGGCAACTTTTGTAATCATTTTCAACTGATGATATctactttttcctctctctagGTTTTCGAAAAATAAGTTTAGATGACCTTCGGAAGGCGTACATTGTTAAGGACGTTCAGCAGTACATCCTTCATCGTTTAGACCAAGAAGAAGCTTTGCGGCAACATCTCACAAAAGAAACTGCAGAGATGTTAAATCAACTTCACATTAAAAGCAGCGGATGCTTTCTTTATCTAGAACGAGTTCTAGATGGAGTTGTAGAAAATTTTATCATGCTAAGAGAGATTCGTGACATCCCAGGAACTCTTAATGGTCTATATCTCTGGCTGTGTCAGAGACTTTTTGTTAGAAAACAGTTTGCAAAAGTTCAGCCTATTTTGAATGTGATTCTTGCAGCCTGCCGGCCTTTGACCATAACGGAATTATATCATGCAGTCTGGACGAAAAATATGTCATTAACCTTGGAAGACTTTCAGCGTAAACTAGATGTCCTCTCCAAACTTCTTGTTGATGGACTTGGAAATACTAAAATCCTGTTTCACTATAGTTTTGCTGAGTGGCTTCTGGATGTGAAACACTGCACTCAGAAGTATTTATGTAACGCAGCAGAAGGACACAGAATGTTGGCTATGAGTTATACCTGTCAAGCCAAGAATTTAACGCCGTTGGAAGCACAAGAATTTGCATTGCATTTGATTAATTCAAACTTGCAGTTAGAGACAGCTGAGTTAGCTCTCTGGATGATATGGAATGGTACACCTGTCCGAGATTCTCTGTCTACGTTAATACCCAAGGAACAAGAAGTGCTACAGCTGTTGGTTAAAGCTGGTGCACACGTCAACAGTGAAGACGATCGCACATCATGCATAGTCCGACAAGCCTTAGAAAGAGAGGATTCCATTCGGACATTATTAGATAATGGAGCTTCAGTAAATCAGTGCGATTCAAATGGGAGAACATTATTGGCTAATGCTGCATACAGCGGCAATCTTGATGTAGTGAATTTACTTGTCTCCAGGGGAGCAGATTTAGAGATAGAAGATGCGCATGGACATACACCACTTACCCTAGCTGCTAGGCAAGGACATACCAAGGTGGTTAATTGTTTGATTGGGTGTGGAGCAAACATTAATCATACAGATCAAGATGGTTGGACAGCATTAAGATCTGCTGCTTGGGGTGGCCATACAGAGGTAGTTTCTGCACTCCTTTATGCTGGCGTAAAAGTGGATTGTGCAGATGCTGATAGCCGAACAGCTTTGAGAGCAGCAGCTTGGGGAGGACATGAGGATATTGTACTGAATTTGCTACAACATGGTGCTGAAGTCAACAAAGCTGATAATGAAGGTAGAACAGCACTGATAGCAGCAGCGTACATGGGACATAGAGAGATTGTGGAACACCTGCTGGACCACGGAGCAGAAGTGAATCATGAAGATGTCGATGGCAGGACCGCACTCTCTGTAGCTGCACTTTGTGTGCCTGCAAGTAAAGGACATGCCTCAGTTGTTAGTCTTTTAATTGACCGTGGTGCTGAAGTGGATCATTGTGATAAAGATGGCATGACTCCATTGCTGGTAGCTGCTTATGAAGGACATGTCGATGTGGTCGACTTGCTTCTAGAAGGGGGAGCAGATGTAGACCATACAGATAACAATGGCCGCACACCCCTCCTAGCGGCAGCTTCTATGGGCCATGCCTCAGTGGTAAACACACTTTTGTTTTGGGGTGCAGCTGTGGATAGCATTGACAGCGAGGGCAGGACAGTCCTCAGCATAGCTTCAGCCCAAGGAAATGTGGAGGTAGTACGCACTCTACTGGATAGAGGGTTAGATGAAAATCACAGAGATGATGCCGGATGGACACCTCTGCATATGGCAGCTTTTGAAGGTCACAGATTAATATGTGAAGCACTTATTGAACAAGGTGCTAGAACAAATGAGATCGATAATGATGGGCGAATACCTTTCATATTAGCCTCGCAAGAGGGTCATTATGATTGTGTTCAGATCTTGTTGGAAAATAAATCCAACGTTGACCAGAGAGGTTATGATGGAAGAAATGCACTCCGAGTCGCTGCATTAGAAGGGCATAGGGACATTGTTGAGTTACTTTTTAGCCACGGAGCTGACGTCAACTACAAAGATGCTGATGGTAGGCCTACACTTTACATTCTGGCCTTAGAAAACCAACTTACGATGGCCgagtattttttagaaaatggtgCAAATGTAGAAGCAAGTGATGCTGAAGGAAGGACAGCACTTCATGTTTCCTGCTGGCAAGGCCATTTGGAAATGGTGCAAGTTCTGATAACCTACCATGCGGACATCAATGCTGCAGACAATGAAAAGCGTTCTGCTTTGCAGTCTGCAGCTTGGCAGGGCCACGTAAAAGTGGTTCAGCTTCTGATTGAGCACGGTGCCAGAGTCGACCATACTTGTAATCAAGGTGCGACTGCCCTCTGTATTGCAGCCCAGGAAGGGCACATCGATGTTGTGCAGGTTTTGTTAGAGCACGGTGCTGATCCAAACCATGCGGACCAATTTGGACGCACTGCTATGCGTGTTGCAGCCAAAAACGGAcattctcaaataattaaattattagaaaaatatggtGCATCTACTTTGAATGGCTGTTCCCCATCTCCTGTTCATACAATGGAGCAGAAACCTCTACAGTCAGTGTCTTCAAAAATGCAGTCATTAACAATTAAATCAAATAGTTCTGGCAGTACTGGTGGAGGGGATGTGCAGCCTTCACTGCGTGGGTTACCTAATGGGCCAGCTCATGCATTCAGTTCTCCTTCGGAGTCTCCAGACTCTACAGTTGATCGTCAAAAGTCGTCCTTATCAAATAATTCCCTGAAAAGCTCAAAAAATTCATCCTTGAGAACTACTTCATCTACAGCAACAGCCCAAACAGTGCCAATTGATAGCTTTCATAACCTCTCATTTACAGAACAAATTCAGCAGCATTCATTGCCTCGGAGCAGAAGTCGACAGTCCATTGTTTCCCCGTCTTCCACAACACAGTCCCTGGGACAGAGCCATAATTCGCCGAGTAGTGAATTTGAGTGGAGTCAAGTAAAACCCAGTTTGAAGtcaactaaaacaaacaaaggagGGAAATCAGAAAATTCCAGCAAATCTGGAGCAGCTGGAAAAAAGGCTAAACAAAATAATTCTCAGCCAAAGGTTTTAGAATATGAAATGACTCAGTTTGATAAAAGAGGACCTACAGCCAAATCTGGGACTAGTGCACCCCCGAAACAAATGCCGGGGGAATCTCAGTGCAAAATTATGGTACCTTCAACTCAGCAAGAAATTGGTCGATCTCAGCAGCAGTTTCTTATTCATCAACAAAGTGgggagcagaagaagagaaatggaataatGACAAACCCCAATTATCATCTTCAGAGCAACCAGGTTTTTCTTGGTAGGGTTTCAGTCCCACGGACAATACAGGACAGAGGGCATCAGGAACTATTAGAGGGATATCCTTCCTCAGAGACGGAGTTAAGCCTTAAGCAAGCCCTGAAGCTTCAGATCGAGGGTTCTGACCCTAGCTTCAACTATAAAAAGGAAACACCGTTATAAAAGGTAACATTTCATCaacataaaagatgaaatatCAAAAGTGTGGTTCCCTCTACTAAGGATACTCTTTTCCCTAATAGCCCTGGGGCCAGTTCCTCACCTGATCGGTTCAGACACCATTCTCTTGGCACCACCTTCCCTTAGTGCCCTTGTGAATTTGAATTGTCCCGCCACCAGCACGCTCTTTGCCTTTCCTGTTTTTTGTTATCCGAAGAACTTATCATTTcacatactttatatatttattactatGTTTATGATTTGCCTCTTCCCAACTAAACCTCTGTGAAGgtagggatttttgtctgtttgctctCTGCTATATTCCATGTACTTGGAATACTGTTTGGGCCTTTAGTAGTTTTTCAGTAAAAATGCAttaagtgaatggatgaatgaatgaatgaatatactaCTTCTGAATCTCAGTAAGAATTTCTTCTTACGTAGTCATTTCCCCCTTTAGAAATTCTTTGGTGGCaatagagggagagaagaggaccATTTCTGTACTATTCACTTTTTGGTTTGGTAAAATAGTGTATGTAGTGCTTAGTAGATAGGTAGTCaatgttcatttccttcctttttctccctggaAGAAGTCAGAGATTTAATCAGCTAAAGGTAATTTTTATTATGACATCTTTTAAGAAGCTTCCAAGTAAAATTTGCACACACCAAGAATAGGTGAGGAAACATGACAAGTTGGATGTATAGGCAAGAGAGTGTTTAGAGCCCACTATATTTAGACATAAGAATTAAATGTTTCAagctcaaaataaaatcagatttattaaatatattttttctctccacCACAATGGATGCTTCACTAATTACATAGGGGAATTTAGTGACTAAATAGATACATAATTTTATAGAATAGATACTTTTTCAGAAGCACATCTCTCTCCTTAGAGATAAATCCAAAGATTTCGTTAGGAATCTTTGCTACTTTATACTGCAAGTATATTTATCCCACTTTGCTTAatcatttttcatccttttaaaaactgtactcTTTAGCAAACTGAAgtatcccttctttttcttttctttgtttttcttttttttttttttgtctttggagATGTATTTTAGGAGTATTTTAGGTGAAACATTATTATAAGTTATAAATTTCCTATGCTTTCTAATAATAAACACCCTTCAATATGAATCGATGGATGACTGGTCAAATCTCATTCCAAAATAATTTGTATCAAGTAGTTAGTTCATTCTCCagtgtgatttattttaaaaatacttagttcTGATGGTACAATCCTCTAACTCTCATGATATCATTTGTAAAGgcaaagtataaatatatattaaacagtAAAACCCATGAATGAAGGTAAACAGTTGTGGATTCTTTAAAAGTGATTGTAAGTTATATAATGAATCTCTAATAAATGTGtccattttatactttatatggtaaatatataaatatataattatatagggTCTTAAAACTATATGTAGTATATAAGTATAATgtagacattaattttttttttaacttttgcattAGTTTCCTATTCTGTGAAACAGAAGACATTGTGCTTGGAGTGGTTCTTCAGCTACTGGATGGAAACATAAAATGCCTGTTGATTTGctgaaaaaaaagtgaagaatgtGATATCTGCAGTACAGTTACCTTAATTACTGTCATGTGCCTAAATAGTAAGGCTGCCTTCTCAATGTAACCCTCTGTgcttaaaaaatttcattttgtgtgCTTTGTATTCACTACACAAGAATA from Suricata suricatta isolate VVHF042 chromosome 1, meerkat_22Aug2017_6uvM2_HiC, whole genome shotgun sequence encodes:
- the ANKRD50 gene encoding ankyrin repeat domain-containing protein 50, with product MTNPWEEKVCKMAQTSLLQGKQFYCREWVFHKLQHCLQEKTNCCNSAVNTPSLVMNSGNNASVVSGKGAAWGVLLVGGPGSGKTALCTELLWPSSPTSLQRGLHRQALAFHFCKAQDSDTLCVGGFIRGLVAQICRSGLLQGYEDKLRDPAVQSLLQPGECERNPAEAFKRCVLLPLLGMKPPQQSLYLLVDSVDEGCNITEGEQTSASLSGTVAELLAGHHEFFPPWLLLLCSARKQSKAVTKMFTGFRKISLDDLRKAYIVKDVQQYILHRLDQEEALRQHLTKETAEMLNQLHIKSSGCFLYLERVLDGVVENFIMLREIRDIPGTLNGLYLWLCQRLFVRKQFAKVQPILNVILAACRPLTITELYHAVWTKNMSLTLEDFQRKLDVLSKLLVDGLGNTKILFHYSFAEWLLDVKHCTQKYLCNAAEGHRMLAMSYTCQAKNLTPLEAQEFALHLINSNLQLETAELALWMIWNGTPVRDSLSTLIPKEQEVLQLLVKAGAHVNSEDDRTSCIVRQALEREDSIRTLLDNGASVNQCDSNGRTLLANAAYSGNLDVVNLLVSRGADLEIEDAHGHTPLTLAARQGHTKVVNCLIGCGANINHTDQDGWTALRSAAWGGHTEVVSALLYAGVKVDCADADSRTALRAAAWGGHEDIVLNLLQHGAEVNKADNEGRTALIAAAYMGHREIVEHLLDHGAEVNHEDVDGRTALSVAALCVPASKGHASVVSLLIDRGAEVDHCDKDGMTPLLVAAYEGHVDVVDLLLEGGADVDHTDNNGRTPLLAAASMGHASVVNTLLFWGAAVDSIDSEGRTVLSIASAQGNVEVVRTLLDRGLDENHRDDAGWTPLHMAAFEGHRLICEALIEQGARTNEIDNDGRIPFILASQEGHYDCVQILLENKSNVDQRGYDGRNALRVAALEGHRDIVELLFSHGADVNYKDADGRPTLYILALENQLTMAEYFLENGANVEASDAEGRTALHVSCWQGHLEMVQVLITYHADINAADNEKRSALQSAAWQGHVKVVQLLIEHGARVDHTCNQGATALCIAAQEGHIDVVQVLLEHGADPNHADQFGRTAMRVAAKNGHSQIIKLLEKYGASTLNGCSPSPVHTMEQKPLQSVSSKMQSLTIKSNSSGSTGGGDVQPSLRGLPNGPAHAFSSPSESPDSTVDRQKSSLSNNSLKSSKNSSLRTTSSTATAQTVPIDSFHNLSFTEQIQQHSLPRSRSRQSIVSPSSTTQSLGQSHNSPSSEFEWSQVKPSLKSTKTNKGGKSENSSKSGAAGKKAKQNNSQPKVLEYEMTQFDKRGPTAKSGTSAPPKQMPGESQCKIMVPSTQQEIGRSQQQFLIHQQSGEQKKRNGIMTNPNYHLQSNQVFLGRVSVPRTIQDRGHQELLEGYPSSETELSLKQALKLQIEGSDPSFNYKKETPL